The following nucleotide sequence is from Candidatus Margulisiibacteriota bacterium.
ACCATTTTCTCGGAACTGACTTCCACTCCTGTCTGATCAGCTATGGATTGCATCAGCACACCTACTTCGGAATAAATTTCCCTGGGCAGACAATAACCCAGTTCCTTTTCCAGGACAAAGGCTGTACCACCTTTTCCAGACTGACTGTTTAGACGAATAATCTGCTCATATGAACGGCCAAGATCAGCCGGATCTATGGGTAAATACGGTACCTCCCACAGACTTTCGTCTTTATTGGCACGATACTCCATACCTTTTTTTATGGCATCCTGATGCGACCCGGAAAAAGCGGTGTATACCAGTTCTCCTACGTAAGGCTGGCGTTCATGTACCGGTATTTTATTTACAGATTCCACAATCTTCTTTAAATCGTTAATATTTGAGAAATCCAGTTGCGGATAAACACCCTGAGTATACATGTTTAAAGCTATGGTAATAATATCCGCATTACCCGTACGTTCGCCGTTGCCAAACAAAGTACCTTCAATGCGTTGTGCACCGGCCAGAAGAGCCAATTCGGCAGCTGCCACAGCAGTACCTCTGTCATTATGCGTATGCACGCTCAAGATTATGCTGTCTTTTGGTTTCAATTTGCCGGACATCCATTCAATACGGTCAGCAAAAATATTAGGCATGGACAACTCAACCGTGGAAGGCAAATTGATAATAATTTTGTTTGTAGCTGATGGCTGCCATTCATTTATCACAGCTTCACAAATTTGCAAAGCGAATTCAGGCTCCGTACCCGTAAAACTTTCCGGAGAATATTCCAGTTGCACGTCCAGACCGGACTTGCCAGCGTATTTTTTTATCCAGCGCACACCCTCCAGAGCAATGGCAATTATTTCTTTTTTATCCTTGCGAAATACAATGCGACGCTGGTTTTCCGATGTTGGATTATAAAGATGGACTATCGGTTTGTGAGCACCGGAAAGCGC
It contains:
- a CDS encoding 2-isopropylmalate synthase, whose amino-acid sequence is VEFDFIRTLIENQHIPEDVRIQLLVQSREHLIARTIEALSGAHKPIVHLYNPTSENQRRIVFRKDKKEIIAIALEGVRWIKKYAGKSGLDVQLEYSPESFTGTEPEFALQICEAVINEWQPSATNKIIINLPSTVELSMPNIFADRIEWMSGKLKPKDSIILSVHTHNDRGTAVAAAELALLAGAQRIEGTLFGNGERTGNADIITIALNMYTQGVYPQLDFSNINDLKKIVESVNKIPVHERQPYVGELVYTAFSGSHQDAIKKGMEYRANKDESLWEVPYLPIDPADLGRSYEQIIRLNSQSGKGGTAFVLEKELGYCLPREIYSEVGVLMQSIADQTGVEVSSEKMVAAFKKEYLEADGPLTLKNVKIDTTPAGTVQCILSIGFNSTDKEISGLGNGPLDACHSALKTIRGLGDFNIGFYSEHALTSGSGSQAIAYVRIEKPDNDKGYFGVGIDVSITLAAIKALVCALNRYLKTV